One Phaseolus vulgaris cultivar G19833 chromosome 4, P. vulgaris v2.0, whole genome shotgun sequence DNA window includes the following coding sequences:
- the LOC137836903 gene encoding gibberellin-regulated protein 6-like produces the protein MAVTAKLLSAFIIALIAISMLQTMVVASHGHGGHHYNDKKKYGPGSVKSYQCPSQCTRRCSRTQYHKPCMFFCQKCCMKCLCVPPGYYGNKAVCPCYNNWKTKRGGPKCP, from the exons ATGGCTGTCACTGCTAAGTTACTTTCTGCTTTCATCATTGCCCTCATTGCCATTTCCATGCTTCAAACAATG GTTGTGGCATCTCATGGACATGGAGGTCACCACTACAATGACAAG AAAAAATATGGACCTGGAAGTGTGAAGAGCTATC AATGCCCATCACAATGCACAAGGAGGTGTAGCAGGACCCAGTATCACAAGCCATGCATGTTTTTCTGTCAGAAGTGTTGTATGAAGTGTCTGTGTGTACCTCCGGGGTATTATGGGAACAAAGCAGTGTGCCCTTGCTACAACAATTGGAAGACCAAGAGAGGAGGGCCCAAGTGCCCTTaa